One genomic window of Tatumella citrea includes the following:
- a CDS encoding nitrate reductase subunit alpha translates to MSKLLDKLRYFKQKESTFSQDHGQVMNSNRDWEDGYRQRWQHDKIVRSTHGVNCTGSCSWKIYVKNGLVTWETQQTDYPRTRADLPNHEPRGCPRGASYSWYIYSANRLKYPLVRKQLIRLWREALQQYSDPVQAWDSIVSDETKSASYKQARGRGGFVRSDWNELNQLIAAANIWTVKNYGPDRVAGFSPIPAMSMVSYAAGTRYLSLMGGTCLSFYDWYCDLPPASPMTWGEQTDVPESADWYNSAYIIAWGSNVPQTRTPDAHFFTEVRYKGTKTVAITPDYAEVAKLSDHWLAPKQGTDAALAMAMGHVILTEFHINNPSDYFLNYCRRYTDMPMLVLLEQTSEGYYQPGRLLRAADLPDSLGETNNPDWKTVAFNQHGQLVIPNGSAGFRWGQQGKWNLEARAADNDTELRLTLAEGYDDLCGVAFPYFGGQESPHFRHVKQSPVLVHTLPTRQITLTDGRQVNVVSVYDLTLANYGVDRGFGDVQSAASYDELKSCSPAWAEQICGVPRQQIIRIAREFADTAHKTHGRSMIIVGAGMNHWYHMDMNYRGLMNMLIFCGCVGQTGGGWAHYVGQEKLRPQTGWQPLAFALDWARPPRHMNSTSFFYNHSAQWRYEKLTVKELLSPLANPAEFSGQLIDFNVRAERMGWLPSSPQLNTNPLNIAQRAKTAGVSPVDYTVEALQNGKLRFASEQPDSGCNHPRNLFVWRSNLLGSSAKGHEYMLRYLLGIEHGIQGSETVAEPGMSPEEVDWQTKAREGKLDLLVTLDFRMSSTCLFSDIVLPTATWYEKDDMNTSDMHPFIHPLSAAVDPVWESRSDWEIYKGIAKTFSELCPGHLGVESDVVLLPIQHDSPAELAQPYEVKQWHKGECPLQPGKNAPHIQVVERDYPALSERFMSVGPLLEKLGNGGKGISWNTEKEVELLRQLNHSCHEGAGKGQPQLNSAIDAAEMILALAPETNGQVAVKAWQALGKITGRDHTHLAMPKQDEKIRFRDIQAQPRKIISSPTWSGLEDEHVSYNACYTNVHELIPWRTLTGRQQLYQDHPWMRAFGESLVSYRPPVNTRSVEQLSHIPSNGYPEKTLNFLTPHQKWGIHSTYSENLLMLTLSRGGPIVWMSEQDAREMGIRDNDWIEAFNSNGALTARAVVSQRVPAGMTMMYHAQERITNIPGSEVTGMRGGIHNSVTRISPKPTHMIGGYVHQCYGFNYYGTVGSNRDEFIIVRKMKNISWLDDEGRDQTQEAE, encoded by the coding sequence ATGAGCAAACTACTGGATAAACTCCGCTATTTTAAGCAAAAAGAGAGCACGTTTTCGCAGGATCATGGTCAGGTAATGAACAGTAACCGTGACTGGGAAGACGGCTACCGGCAGCGTTGGCAGCATGACAAAATTGTCCGTTCAACCCACGGGGTAAATTGCACCGGATCCTGTAGCTGGAAAATTTATGTCAAAAATGGGCTGGTCACCTGGGAAACCCAGCAGACCGATTATCCACGTACCCGCGCGGATCTGCCCAACCATGAACCTCGTGGTTGCCCGCGTGGCGCCAGCTATTCCTGGTATATCTATAGCGCCAACCGGCTTAAATATCCGCTGGTGCGCAAGCAGCTTATTCGTCTGTGGCGTGAAGCATTGCAGCAATACAGTGATCCGGTACAGGCCTGGGACAGCATTGTCAGCGATGAAACAAAATCAGCCAGTTATAAGCAAGCCCGCGGTCGTGGTGGCTTTGTCAGATCTGACTGGAACGAACTGAACCAGCTGATTGCCGCCGCCAATATCTGGACGGTTAAAAATTATGGCCCTGACAGGGTAGCGGGGTTTTCACCGATTCCGGCGATGTCGATGGTCTCGTATGCTGCAGGTACCCGTTATTTGTCACTGATGGGAGGCACCTGCCTGAGTTTCTATGACTGGTATTGTGATCTGCCTCCCGCCTCGCCGATGACGTGGGGAGAGCAGACCGATGTGCCTGAATCTGCAGACTGGTATAACTCGGCATATATTATTGCCTGGGGCTCAAACGTACCGCAGACCAGAACCCCGGATGCCCATTTTTTCACTGAAGTCCGGTACAAAGGCACCAAAACGGTGGCTATTACCCCCGATTATGCTGAAGTTGCCAAACTTAGTGACCACTGGCTGGCTCCAAAACAAGGGACTGATGCCGCACTGGCGATGGCAATGGGCCATGTGATCCTCACAGAATTTCATATAAACAATCCCAGTGACTATTTCCTGAATTATTGTCGCCGTTATACCGACATGCCAATGCTGGTGTTGCTGGAACAAACCAGCGAAGGCTATTACCAGCCAGGACGGCTGCTGCGGGCTGCCGATCTCCCTGACAGTCTGGGGGAAACCAATAATCCGGACTGGAAAACAGTCGCTTTTAATCAGCATGGGCAACTGGTTATTCCTAATGGTTCGGCCGGTTTCCGCTGGGGGCAACAAGGAAAATGGAATCTTGAAGCCCGTGCTGCTGACAATGACACGGAACTACGCCTGACACTGGCAGAGGGTTACGATGATTTGTGCGGTGTTGCATTCCCTTATTTTGGTGGTCAGGAATCACCCCATTTCCGCCATGTGAAACAGTCCCCGGTACTGGTTCATACTCTGCCAACACGTCAAATCACACTGACCGATGGCCGCCAGGTAAATGTGGTGAGCGTCTATGACCTGACGCTGGCTAATTACGGAGTAGATAGAGGTTTTGGCGATGTGCAATCAGCAGCCAGCTACGACGAGCTGAAATCCTGCTCACCGGCATGGGCTGAACAGATTTGTGGTGTCCCCCGCCAGCAGATTATCCGTATTGCCAGAGAATTTGCCGATACTGCTCATAAAACGCATGGCCGTTCGATGATTATTGTCGGCGCGGGAATGAACCACTGGTATCACATGGATATGAACTACCGTGGTCTGATGAATATGCTGATTTTTTGTGGCTGTGTCGGACAAACCGGTGGCGGCTGGGCACATTATGTTGGCCAGGAAAAACTGCGTCCACAGACCGGCTGGCAGCCGCTGGCCTTTGCGCTGGACTGGGCCCGTCCGCCACGCCATATGAACAGTACTTCATTTTTCTACAATCACTCGGCTCAGTGGCGCTATGAAAAACTGACGGTCAAAGAGTTGTTATCACCGCTGGCTAACCCCGCTGAGTTTAGTGGTCAACTCATCGATTTTAACGTGCGCGCCGAACGGATGGGCTGGCTTCCCTCTTCCCCTCAACTAAATACCAATCCGCTGAATATTGCACAACGCGCCAAAACTGCCGGGGTCTCACCGGTCGATTACACTGTGGAAGCTCTGCAAAACGGAAAATTGCGCTTTGCCAGTGAACAACCCGACAGCGGTTGCAACCATCCACGCAACCTGTTTGTCTGGCGTTCCAACCTGCTCGGCTCCTCAGCCAAAGGGCATGAATATATGCTGCGCTATCTGTTGGGGATTGAACACGGTATCCAGGGCAGTGAAACGGTGGCAGAGCCGGGGATGTCTCCGGAAGAGGTCGACTGGCAAACGAAGGCCCGCGAAGGCAAACTCGATCTGCTGGTCACTCTCGACTTCAGAATGTCCAGTACCTGCCTGTTTTCGGATATTGTTCTGCCGACCGCCACCTGGTATGAAAAAGACGATATGAATACCTCGGACATGCATCCGTTTATTCATCCGCTGTCTGCTGCTGTCGATCCGGTCTGGGAATCTCGTAGTGACTGGGAAATCTATAAAGGCATCGCCAAAACATTTTCGGAACTCTGCCCGGGACATCTCGGTGTAGAAAGTGATGTGGTGCTGTTGCCTATCCAGCATGATTCACCCGCTGAACTTGCTCAGCCTTATGAGGTGAAGCAGTGGCACAAAGGTGAATGCCCGCTGCAACCCGGCAAAAACGCCCCGCATATTCAGGTGGTAGAACGGGATTATCCGGCACTCAGTGAGCGCTTTATGTCTGTTGGCCCGTTGCTTGAAAAACTGGGGAATGGCGGTAAAGGGATCAGCTGGAATACCGAAAAAGAGGTCGAACTGCTGCGGCAGCTGAACCATAGTTGTCATGAAGGGGCTGGCAAAGGTCAGCCACAGCTCAATTCCGCGATTGATGCCGCTGAAATGATCCTGGCTCTGGCACCTGAAACTAACGGCCAGGTTGCGGTTAAAGCCTGGCAGGCACTGGGCAAAATCACCGGCCGGGATCATACCCATCTTGCTATGCCAAAACAGGATGAAAAAATCCGTTTCCGGGATATTCAGGCACAACCGCGCAAAATCATCTCCAGCCCCACCTGGTCAGGGCTGGAGGATGAGCATGTTTCCTACAACGCCTGCTATACCAACGTCCATGAACTGATCCCGTGGCGAACGCTGACTGGCCGCCAACAGTTGTATCAGGATCATCCGTGGATGCGGGCATTCGGTGAAAGCCTGGTCAGCTACCGGCCGCCGGTTAATACCCGTAGCGTTGAACAACTCAGTCATATTCCGTCCAACGGTTATCCGGAAAAAACACTTAACTTTCTGACGCCACATCAGAAATGGGGCATTCACTCCACCTACAGCGAGAATCTGCTAATGCTGACACTGTCCCGTGGCGGACCGATTGTCTGGATGAGTGAGCAGGACGCCCGGGAAATGGGCATCCGTGATAACGACTGGATCGAAGCATTTAACAGCAATGGTGCACTGACAGCCCGTGCAGTTGTCAGCCAGCGCGTCCCGGCAGGGATGACTATGATGTACCACGCTCAGGAGCGAATAACTAATATTCCAGGTTCGGAAGTCACTGGTATGCGTGGAGGAATTCATAACTCGGTGACCCGTATCAGTCCGAAACCTACCCATATGATTGGTGGTTATGTTCATCAGTGTTACGGATTCAACTATTACGGCACCGTCGGTTCAAACCGGGATGAATTTATCATTGTGCGAAAAATGAAAAATATCAGTTGGCTGGATGACGAAGGCCGCGACCAGACACAGGAGGCGGAGTAA
- the narJ gene encoding nitrate reductase molybdenum cofactor assembly chaperone, which produces MSALKLIAILLEYPSQTLWDAADEILALTVADYPELSPFVQGYLQAPLLDRQQEWCETFDRGRATSLLLFEHVHAESRDRGQAMVDLLAQYQAAGLEADSRELPDYLPVYLEYLSLCSESESRQGLRDIAEILALLGGRLAQRGSEFRPLFDMLLGLADSPLRSASVLEKIAGESRDDTPQAMDALWEEEQVKFIEDPACKQAAEQQYRQRFSQQVTPQYLDLSAGGRK; this is translated from the coding sequence ATGTCAGCATTAAAACTGATCGCTATCCTGCTTGAATATCCTTCTCAGACGCTCTGGGATGCCGCAGATGAAATCCTGGCGCTGACAGTAGCCGACTATCCCGAACTGTCCCCGTTTGTCCAGGGTTACCTGCAGGCTCCGCTGCTGGATCGCCAGCAGGAATGGTGTGAGACATTTGATCGCGGCAGGGCCACCTCCCTGTTGCTGTTTGAACATGTCCATGCTGAATCCCGTGACCGGGGACAGGCGATGGTCGATCTTCTGGCACAATATCAGGCTGCAGGTCTTGAAGCGGATAGCCGGGAACTGCCTGACTATCTGCCCGTTTATCTGGAGTATTTATCGCTTTGTTCTGAAAGTGAAAGCCGTCAGGGATTACGGGATATTGCGGAAATTCTGGCATTACTTGGTGGCCGTCTGGCCCAACGTGGCAGTGAATTCAGGCCATTATTCGACATGCTGCTGGGGCTGGCAGACAGTCCGCTGCGCAGTGCCAGCGTGCTGGAAAAAATTGCGGGGGAATCCCGGGATGATACCCCTCAGGCAATGGATGCGCTCTGGGAGGAGGAACAGGTGAAATTTATCGAAGATCCTGCGTGCAAACAGGCCGCTGAACAGCAATACCGACAGCGTTTCAGCCAGCAGGTTACCCCACAATATCTGGATTTATCCGCAGGAGGTCGAAAATGA
- a CDS encoding substrate-binding domain-containing protein, whose protein sequence is MKRNRMSLQDIADLAGLTKMTVSRYMRGPENVSERSRRAIDEVMRQHDYIPNRLPDILAGARSRTLGVIIPSFRNQIFADVLDGIQQVAEEHNYQTIIASHDYDPLTEQQKIITLLSYHIDALILTGRQHSQPALSSIRASGVPVAELMEIGPGALDLQVGFNNQQAAFDMTEQLIARGRQHIVFLGSMDDPRDISRYRGVEQALQSRGMEGRHIVPKEISSMALGQKMFGQIMQKFPQTDAVFCTNDDLAVGVLLECQALKIAVPQQIAIAGFHGLDIGHANQQKIASVITPRLAIGQVATRQLLNRLEDKSDSAAEELCIDLGYRLFLGDTL, encoded by the coding sequence ATGAAACGGAACAGGATGTCTTTGCAGGATATTGCGGACCTCGCCGGACTGACCAAAATGACGGTCAGCCGTTATATGCGTGGACCGGAAAATGTGTCGGAACGTAGCCGTCGGGCCATTGATGAAGTTATGCGTCAGCATGACTATATTCCTAACCGGTTACCGGATATTTTAGCCGGGGCCCGTAGCCGGACCCTGGGAGTGATTATTCCTTCGTTTCGCAATCAGATCTTTGCTGATGTACTCGATGGTATTCAGCAGGTGGCCGAAGAGCATAATTATCAGACCATTATTGCCAGCCATGATTATGACCCCCTGACTGAACAGCAAAAAATTATCACACTACTGTCATACCATATCGATGCGTTGATCCTGACCGGCAGGCAACACAGCCAGCCAGCACTTAGCAGCATTCGTGCCTCCGGTGTTCCGGTGGCAGAACTGATGGAAATTGGTCCCGGAGCGCTGGATTTGCAGGTCGGTTTTAATAACCAGCAGGCAGCCTTTGATATGACTGAACAACTGATTGCCCGGGGGCGGCAGCATATTGTTTTCCTGGGTTCGATGGATGACCCGCGAGACATCAGCCGCTACCGGGGGGTTGAACAGGCCCTGCAAAGCCGGGGAATGGAAGGGCGGCATATTGTGCCAAAAGAGATATCTTCGATGGCTCTCGGACAGAAAATGTTCGGACAGATTATGCAGAAGTTCCCGCAAACCGACGCGGTGTTCTGTACTAATGATGACCTGGCCGTGGGGGTTTTACTGGAATGTCAGGCCCTGAAAATCGCAGTTCCGCAGCAAATCGCGATAGCCGGGTTCCACGGACTGGATATTGGTCATGCAAATCAGCAAAAAATTGCCAGTGTTATCACTCCAAGATTAGCTATCGGGCAGGTTGCTACCAGGCAACTGTTAAACAGACTGGAAGACAAGAGCGATTCCGCTGCTGAGGAACTGTGTATAGATCTGGGATACCGGTTATTTTTGGGGGATACCCTGTAG
- a CDS encoding MFS transporter: MNTSRKLPVKRWWYLMPVIFITYSLAYLDRANYGFAAASGIEADLGISRGTSSLIGALFFLGYFIFQVPGAIYAVKRSVRKLVFTSLLLWGFCAAATGLISNIPALMVIRFVLGVVEAAVMPAMLIYISNWFTRQERSRANTFLVLGNPVTVLWMSIVSGYLINAFGWREMFIFEGVPALIWAIFWWFIVRDKPEQVSWLTETEKQQLASAMAEEQQAIPPMRNVPQALRSRNVVVLCLLHALWSIGVYGFMMWMPSILRSAASMDIVRVGWLAAVPYLAAIITMLVISWLSDKTGLRRLFIWPLLLIASVTFFGSWLLGSYSFWFSYGLLVLAAACMYAPYGPFFALIPELLPKNVAGISIGLINCCGALGAFAGAWLVGYLNGLTGGPGASYTFMAIALLVSVGLVFFLKVPSGNLVTRRLLKGDAK, encoded by the coding sequence ATGAATACAAGCAGAAAACTGCCGGTGAAACGCTGGTGGTATTTAATGCCGGTGATTTTTATTACTTACAGCCTGGCATATCTGGATCGGGCCAACTACGGCTTTGCTGCTGCCTCTGGGATTGAAGCAGATCTTGGAATTAGCCGTGGCACCTCCTCTCTGATTGGAGCACTGTTCTTTCTCGGCTACTTCATTTTTCAGGTGCCCGGGGCAATTTATGCAGTGAAACGCAGTGTCCGTAAACTGGTGTTTACCAGCCTGCTGTTGTGGGGATTTTGTGCCGCTGCGACCGGACTTATCAGCAATATTCCGGCTCTGATGGTGATCCGCTTTGTTCTGGGTGTTGTTGAAGCCGCAGTGATGCCAGCGATGCTGATTTACATCAGCAACTGGTTCACCCGTCAGGAACGTTCACGGGCTAATACCTTTCTGGTATTAGGTAACCCGGTCACGGTGTTATGGATGTCTATTGTTTCCGGATATCTGATCAATGCTTTTGGCTGGCGGGAAATGTTTATTTTCGAGGGTGTGCCTGCCTTAATCTGGGCCATCTTCTGGTGGTTTATTGTCCGGGACAAACCGGAGCAGGTGAGCTGGCTGACAGAAACAGAAAAGCAGCAACTGGCCAGTGCAATGGCTGAAGAGCAGCAGGCAATACCACCGATGCGCAATGTGCCGCAGGCCCTGCGTTCCCGCAATGTGGTGGTACTGTGCCTGTTACACGCTCTGTGGAGCATCGGAGTGTATGGTTTTATGATGTGGATGCCATCGATACTGCGTAGCGCTGCATCAATGGACATTGTCCGGGTAGGCTGGCTGGCCGCAGTTCCGTATCTGGCCGCGATTATTACTATGCTGGTGATTTCATGGCTGTCAGATAAAACCGGGCTGCGTCGGCTTTTTATCTGGCCATTATTGCTGATTGCGTCAGTTACTTTTTTTGGGTCCTGGTTACTTGGGAGCTACTCATTCTGGTTTTCCTATGGCTTGCTGGTACTGGCTGCTGCTTGTATGTATGCCCCGTATGGACCGTTTTTTGCGTTGATTCCTGAATTGCTGCCAAAAAATGTGGCGGGGATTTCTATCGGGTTAATTAACTGTTGCGGGGCGCTGGGAGCTTTTGCCGGAGCCTGGCTGGTGGGCTATCTTAATGGTCTGACCGGTGGTCCGGGGGCTTCTTACACTTTTATGGCCATTGCATTGCTGGTTTCTGTAGGGTTGGTGTTTTTCCTGAAAGTCCCTTCAGGGAATTTGGTCACTCGTCGGTTGCTGAAAGGTGATGCAAAGTAA
- the narI gene encoding respiratory nitrate reductase subunit gamma translates to MSWLNTFLFDLYPYLCGTVFLVGSWLRYDYGQYSWRAASSQMLDKEGMTLASNLFHIGILGILFGHLFGLLTPHWVYEPFLSIAAKQKLAMLAGGVCGIMTLTGGGMLLKRRLYNPRIRATSTRADILILSLLLIQACLGLITILFSAQHMDGHEMMKLVGWAQSVVTFRGNAAASLQGVDFIYRIHLVLGMTLFLLFPFTRLVHIWSAPVEYLTRRYQLVRSRR, encoded by the coding sequence ATGAGCTGGCTGAATACGTTTCTGTTCGACCTTTACCCTTACCTGTGCGGCACCGTATTTCTGGTAGGTAGCTGGCTCCGTTATGACTACGGCCAGTACAGCTGGCGAGCGGCCTCCAGCCAGATGCTGGATAAAGAAGGTATGACCCTGGCATCAAACCTGTTTCATATCGGAATTCTTGGTATTTTATTTGGCCATCTGTTTGGACTACTGACCCCACACTGGGTATATGAACCATTCCTGTCGATTGCCGCCAAACAAAAACTGGCCATGCTGGCTGGAGGAGTTTGCGGAATAATGACCCTGACCGGCGGCGGAATGCTGCTAAAGCGTCGTCTGTATAATCCACGCATCCGCGCCACCTCGACCCGGGCCGATATCCTGATCCTCAGCTTACTGCTGATTCAGGCATGTCTGGGGCTGATAACTATTCTGTTCTCTGCACAGCATATGGACGGGCACGAGATGATGAAACTGGTGGGCTGGGCACAATCGGTGGTGACTTTTCGCGGAAATGCGGCAGCCAGCCTGCAAGGGGTCGATTTCATTTACCGGATACACCTGGTACTGGGAATGACTCTGTTCCTGCTGTTCCCGTTTACCCGACTGGTACATATCTGGAGCGCACCAGTTGAGTATCTGACACGGAGATATCAGCTGGTACGTTCGCGTCGTTAA
- the narH gene encoding nitrate reductase subunit beta: protein MKIRSQVGMVLNLDKCIGCHTCSVTCKNVWTSREGMEYAWFNNVESKPGIGYPAAWEDQEKWQGGWIRKINGRITPRLGNKVGVLSKIFANPVVPGIDDYYEPFTFDYQHLHNAPQGKHQPTARPRSLISGQRMDKITSGPNWEEILGGEFEKRSADQNFAQIEKQIYGEFEHTFMMYMPRLCEHCLNPACVATCPSGAIYKREEDGIVLIDQDRCRGWRLCISGCPYKKIYFNWKSGKSEKCIFCYPRIEAGMPTVCSETCVGRIRYLGVLLYDADKILPAASTAEEQDLYQRQTEVFLDPNDPQVIAEALQQGIPQNVLEAAQNSPVWKLAMEWKLALPLHPEYRTLPMVWYVPPLSPLQSAAESGILESEGVLPAVEQLRIPLRYLANMLTAGDTAPVLSALKRMMAMRHYKRAQTVEGITDTRALQETGLTAEQAEEMYRYLAIANYEDRFVVPSGHRELAREAFPERNGCGFSFGDGCHGSDSHFNLFNSRRIDAIDVSDKAGGQ from the coding sequence ATGAAAATACGTTCCCAGGTTGGCATGGTGCTCAACCTTGATAAATGTATTGGCTGTCATACCTGTTCTGTGACCTGTAAAAATGTCTGGACCAGTCGTGAAGGTATGGAATATGCCTGGTTCAATAACGTTGAAAGCAAACCTGGTATTGGTTATCCCGCCGCCTGGGAGGATCAGGAAAAATGGCAGGGAGGCTGGATTCGTAAAATAAATGGCCGCATTACTCCTCGTCTGGGCAATAAAGTCGGAGTACTGAGTAAAATTTTTGCTAACCCGGTCGTCCCGGGAATAGATGATTACTATGAACCATTCACCTTTGATTACCAGCATCTGCACAACGCACCGCAGGGTAAACATCAGCCTACTGCCCGCCCGCGTTCACTTATCAGCGGTCAGAGGATGGATAAGATCACTTCCGGCCCCAACTGGGAAGAAATTCTGGGTGGTGAGTTCGAAAAACGTTCTGCCGATCAGAACTTTGCACAGATAGAAAAGCAGATTTACGGCGAGTTTGAACATACATTTATGATGTATATGCCGAGGCTTTGTGAGCACTGCCTCAATCCGGCCTGTGTTGCCACCTGTCCGAGCGGGGCAATTTATAAACGTGAGGAAGACGGTATCGTCCTGATTGACCAGGATCGCTGTCGTGGCTGGCGTCTGTGCATCAGCGGTTGTCCGTATAAAAAAATCTATTTCAACTGGAAAAGTGGGAAATCAGAAAAATGCATTTTCTGTTATCCGCGTATTGAAGCGGGTATGCCCACTGTCTGCTCCGAGACCTGCGTTGGCCGTATTCGTTACCTCGGGGTTCTGCTGTATGACGCAGATAAAATTCTGCCTGCCGCCAGTACCGCCGAAGAACAGGATTTATACCAGCGCCAGACAGAAGTCTTTCTCGACCCGAACGATCCTCAGGTGATTGCAGAAGCACTGCAACAGGGCATTCCACAGAATGTTCTGGAAGCGGCACAAAACTCACCGGTCTGGAAACTAGCAATGGAATGGAAACTGGCGCTGCCGTTGCATCCGGAATACCGCACACTGCCAATGGTCTGGTACGTACCGCCACTTTCTCCGCTACAGTCTGCCGCAGAGTCCGGAATTCTTGAGTCTGAGGGGGTACTCCCGGCAGTAGAACAGTTGCGGATACCGCTGCGGTATCTTGCCAATATGCTGACCGCTGGTGACACCGCGCCGGTCTTGTCTGCACTGAAACGTATGATGGCGATGCGTCATTACAAACGGGCCCAGACTGTCGAAGGTATTACTGACACCCGCGCCCTGCAGGAAACCGGGCTGACAGCAGAACAGGCCGAAGAGATGTACCGCTATCTGGCGATAGCCAACTATGAAGACCGTTTTGTCGTGCCTTCCGGTCATCGCGAACTGGCTCGCGAGGCGTTTCCTGAACGTAACGGCTGTGGTTTCAGTTTTGGCGATGGCTGCCACGGCAGCGATTCACATTTCAACCTGTTTAACAGTCGCCGCATCGATGCCATCGATGTTTCGGATAAAGCAGGAGGTCAGTGA
- the idnO gene encoding gluconate 5-dehydrogenase encodes MSKLFDLTGKRALITGSTQGLGLLMARGLGEHGAEVIINGRDLQRCESAVAELQTLGIRASASAFDVTDPAAVTAAIERIETETGPLDILINNAGIQYRAPFTEFPVDQWDRIIDVNQKSVFLVSQQVARKMMTRKRGKIINICSMQSELGRDNITPYAASKGAVKMLTKGMCVELARYNIQVNAIAPGYFDSEMTAALVNDKQFSDWLCRRTPAARWGKPEELMGAAVFLSAQASDFVNGHVLFVDGGMLASV; translated from the coding sequence ATGAGTAAATTATTCGATTTAACCGGCAAACGGGCACTGATTACCGGGTCAACACAAGGACTGGGATTGTTGATGGCGCGTGGGTTGGGCGAGCACGGTGCAGAAGTGATTATTAACGGACGCGACCTGCAACGTTGTGAAAGCGCGGTCGCAGAATTACAGACGTTAGGAATCCGGGCCAGCGCCAGTGCTTTTGATGTCACCGATCCTGCCGCAGTCACCGCCGCGATTGAACGTATTGAAACCGAAACCGGCCCGTTGGATATTTTAATTAACAATGCCGGAATCCAGTATCGTGCTCCTTTCACGGAGTTTCCGGTGGATCAGTGGGACAGGATTATTGACGTCAATCAGAAGTCAGTATTTCTTGTTTCACAGCAGGTTGCCCGAAAAATGATGACCCGCAAGCGCGGGAAAATTATTAATATTTGCTCAATGCAGAGCGAATTAGGACGCGATAATATTACGCCTTACGCTGCCTCAAAAGGTGCGGTGAAAATGCTGACCAAAGGGATGTGTGTCGAACTGGCACGCTATAACATTCAGGTCAACGCGATTGCTCCCGGCTATTTTGATTCAGAAATGACGGCAGCTCTGGTAAACGATAAGCAATTTTCTGACTGGCTGTGTCGCCGGACTCCAGCCGCTCGCTGGGGAAAACCTGAAGAACTGATGGGTGCTGCGGTATTTCTGTCAGCTCAGGCCTCGGATTTCGTTAACGGTCATGTCTTATTTGTCGACGGCGGAATGCTGGCCTCAGTATAA